A genomic window from Luteolibacter sp. LG18 includes:
- a CDS encoding PSD1 and planctomycete cytochrome C domain-containing protein, with amino-acid sequence MIRPIPIARAAAALLASTLVSQAASFEKVQDILETRCVECHQTGKTKGNLLMETREGFLKGGDSGAAIEPGNAAKSELLKRLHLPKDDEDAMPPAKSGPPLTEEEQTLIRQWVNEGAPWPDGLTLASRSKNALPRWDAPSDPQLASIEAFPKSVSLETAADFHRVIVIARFKDSATHDITRQSKLTLGDPTLATLTGTTLLPKKDGTTTLKIEYRGLSTEVEVAVKDATKPRPVSFQLDVMPVLTAAGCNTGSCHGSARGQDGFHLSLYGFDPKGDFQRLTTEMAGRRINLAMPEDSLMLTKATGAVPHTGGKLFPKDSASYNTLVEWIRNGAEYDADGIPQPTGISVEPSEMVLKGGDIRVPLTVRATYSDGTDRDVSTLSGFSTSNDNSVTIDKHQGVAASKNRGEAFLLARFHTFTEGSQTIVVPADLPYTRPEVAENNYIDKLVHDKLDKLRIVPSGLCSDEEFIRRAFIDIVGELPSVPEREAFLASNDAKKREVLVDQLLSRKEFTEMWVMKWAELLQIRTFQKGGSQVSYKAALGYYNWLRERIAANMPFNELVRQLLSAEGGTFTNPATNYFQLEEEPLKTSENVAQVFMGTRIQCAQCHNHPFDRWTMEDYYGFAAFFAQVKRKPAEDPRERIVFDGGGEVQHLVTKQNVAPKFLGGPRPEIKNETRREEVAKWLTSTDNPWFARNVANIVWAHFLGTGIVEPVDDVRVSNPPSNPALLDELTKKFVAYNYDFRKLVRDICTSRTYQLASATNETNVTDDRNFSHAAIRRVRAEVLLDCISQVTNTPNKFKGLPLGARAVQIADGNTTNYFLTTFGRASRATACSCEVKMEPNLSQALHLLNGDTTQQRIRNGKIVETYLKDKKSPSEVITNLYLSTLGRAPTDPELTNLLAATKDVTKPEETREVLEDVFWALLNSKEFIFNH; translated from the coding sequence ATGATCCGACCGATCCCCATCGCAAGGGCCGCGGCTGCCCTGCTTGCCTCCACCCTTGTCTCGCAGGCCGCGTCCTTCGAGAAGGTGCAGGACATTCTCGAAACCCGCTGCGTGGAATGCCACCAGACCGGCAAGACCAAGGGCAACCTGCTGATGGAAACCCGCGAGGGCTTTCTCAAGGGCGGCGATTCCGGCGCGGCGATCGAACCGGGTAACGCGGCGAAATCCGAGCTGCTCAAGCGCCTCCACCTTCCTAAGGACGACGAGGACGCGATGCCGCCGGCGAAGTCGGGCCCACCGCTCACCGAGGAAGAGCAGACGCTGATCCGGCAGTGGGTGAATGAAGGCGCGCCGTGGCCGGATGGGCTGACGCTGGCGTCGCGGTCGAAGAACGCCCTGCCGCGCTGGGATGCCCCGTCCGACCCGCAGCTTGCGTCGATCGAGGCGTTCCCGAAATCGGTGAGCCTGGAGACGGCGGCGGACTTCCACCGCGTGATCGTCATCGCGCGTTTCAAGGATTCCGCCACCCACGACATCACCCGCCAGTCGAAGCTGACGCTCGGCGATCCCACGCTGGCCACGCTGACCGGGACCACGCTGCTGCCGAAGAAGGATGGCACCACCACGCTCAAGATCGAATACCGCGGGCTGTCCACCGAGGTGGAGGTGGCGGTGAAGGATGCCACCAAGCCGCGGCCGGTTTCGTTCCAACTCGATGTGATGCCGGTGCTCACGGCGGCGGGGTGCAATACCGGCTCATGTCATGGTTCCGCGCGCGGCCAGGATGGCTTCCACCTTTCGCTCTACGGATTCGATCCAAAGGGCGACTTCCAGCGGCTCACCACCGAGATGGCGGGTCGCCGCATCAACCTGGCGATGCCGGAGGATTCGCTGATGCTGACCAAGGCCACCGGCGCGGTGCCGCACACCGGCGGCAAGTTGTTCCCGAAGGACAGCGCGTCCTACAACACGCTGGTCGAGTGGATCCGCAATGGCGCGGAATACGATGCAGACGGGATTCCGCAGCCGACCGGCATCTCGGTGGAGCCTTCGGAAATGGTGCTCAAGGGCGGCGATATCCGCGTGCCGCTCACCGTCCGCGCGACCTACTCCGATGGCACGGACCGCGATGTTTCGACTTTGTCCGGCTTCTCGACCTCGAACGACAACTCGGTGACGATCGACAAGCACCAGGGCGTCGCCGCCTCCAAGAACCGCGGCGAGGCGTTCCTGCTCGCACGCTTCCACACCTTCACCGAGGGCTCGCAGACCATCGTCGTCCCCGCCGATCTGCCCTACACCCGGCCGGAGGTGGCGGAGAACAACTACATCGACAAGCTGGTCCACGACAAACTGGACAAGCTCCGCATCGTGCCCTCCGGCCTGTGCTCGGACGAGGAATTCATCCGCCGCGCGTTCATCGACATCGTCGGCGAGCTGCCGAGCGTGCCGGAGCGCGAGGCCTTCCTTGCCAGCAACGATGCGAAAAAGCGCGAGGTGCTGGTCGATCAACTGCTTTCCCGCAAGGAGTTCACCGAGATGTGGGTGATGAAGTGGGCGGAGCTGCTCCAGATCCGCACCTTCCAGAAGGGCGGCAGCCAAGTGAGCTACAAGGCGGCGCTCGGCTACTATAACTGGCTGCGCGAGCGCATCGCCGCGAACATGCCGTTCAACGAACTCGTCCGGCAGTTGCTTTCGGCGGAGGGCGGCACTTTCACCAATCCGGCGACGAATTACTTCCAGCTCGAGGAGGAGCCGCTGAAGACCAGCGAGAACGTCGCGCAGGTGTTCATGGGCACCCGCATCCAGTGCGCGCAGTGCCACAACCATCCCTTCGACCGCTGGACGATGGAGGACTACTACGGCTTCGCGGCGTTCTTCGCGCAGGTGAAGCGGAAGCCCGCGGAGGACCCGCGCGAGCGCATCGTCTTCGATGGCGGCGGCGAGGTGCAGCACCTGGTCACGAAGCAGAACGTCGCGCCGAAGTTCCTCGGCGGGCCGCGCCCGGAGATCAAGAACGAGACCCGCCGCGAGGAGGTGGCGAAATGGCTGACCTCGACCGACAATCCGTGGTTCGCCCGCAATGTGGCCAACATCGTGTGGGCGCATTTCCTCGGCACCGGGATCGTCGAACCGGTGGATGACGTCCGCGTATCGAATCCACCGTCGAACCCGGCGCTCCTCGATGAACTGACGAAGAAGTTCGTGGCCTACAACTACGACTTCCGGAAACTGGTGCGGGACATCTGCACCTCGCGGACCTACCAGCTCGCCAGCGCCACCAACGAGACGAACGTCACCGATGACCGCAATTTCTCCCACGCCGCGATCCGCCGCGTGCGCGCGGAGGTGCTGCTCGATTGCATCTCGCAGGTCACCAACACGCCGAACAAGTTCAAGGGACTGCCGCTCGGCGCGCGGGCGGTGCAAATCGCGGACGGCAACACGACGAACTACTTCCTCACCACCTTCGGCCGCGCGTCACGCGCCACCGCCTGCTCGTGCGAGGTGAAGATGGAGCCGAACCTGTCGCAGGCGCTGCACCTCCTCAATGGCGACACCACCCAGCAGCGCATCCGCAATGGCAAGATCGTCGAGACCTACCTCAAGGACAAGAAATCGCCGAGCGAGGTGATCACCAACCTCTACCTCTCCACGCTCGGCCGCGCGCCCACCGATCCGGAACTCACCAACCTGCTCGCCGCCACCAAGGACGTGACCAAGCCCGAGGAAACGCGCGAGGTGCTGGAGGACGTCTTCTGGGCGCTGCTGAACTCGAAGGAATTCATCTTCAATCACTGA
- a CDS encoding c-type cytochrome domain-containing protein, with translation MSIRGFQFLLLAPVVAFAEDKITYDDQIFPLFQQSCLNCHNPDKTKGGLDLSTYSGAMKGGSGGKIAEPGDKGSKIIAVCLQTTDPKMPPEGEKLGAAQIDLLKGWIEGGLLENKNSTARKPSKPKFETALKSDPGAKPEGPPPMPEHLRLEPTVTTKRASAVHSMVASPWAPLIAITGQRQVLLHHAETLELVAVLPFPEGDPVSLAFTPDGRYLIVGGGTPGKSGVTVTFDVKTGERALTVAKEFDSILAADIRPGFDVVATGGPSKLLKLWNSQTGAPIASIKKHTDWITALDISPDGILVASGDRNGGVWVWEAESGNEFHTLRAHQAAISAAAFRTDSNLLATASEDGTVRFWEMNGGSEVKKLDAHPGGVTAFAFARDGSFVTTGRDKKVRLWKPDFSPAKELAKDLPALPTAAVLSADGGRAFVADYQGTIRVYTTADGKQAGEFIAAPPSIASRLASLTEQIQSAAGAITAAEAKVVEATKAFEGSKKAVVDAEEAAKQARMIHEAAKKGEAEVRGKLEQLRQGIGARRAELERLMAEESNAVKELEAKRQALAAQPEDQRNPPELAAMEGKHRELGEKLANLRQQLDGLEAEEKTLPGVLEGSARAALAAGERIKPVDETLATRKKEVPAFEKGLNDARAELEAAKARVPTLQKAEKHWQAAAINTRALDARDGARQLTQTATDQQAEFRDLTESIAAQTAALAAKRTERAAFAAKLDDPAAKAHREEGRITLSALDSSLASRAETLAADERKLVALGDSIESLTVKLLAGSLKADDLKAAYLTALRK, from the coding sequence GTGTCCATTCGCGGTTTCCAATTCCTTCTCCTTGCTCCGGTAGTTGCTTTCGCGGAGGACAAGATCACGTATGACGACCAGATCTTCCCGCTGTTCCAACAATCGTGCCTGAACTGCCACAACCCGGACAAGACCAAGGGCGGGCTCGACCTTTCGACCTACTCCGGCGCAATGAAGGGCGGCTCCGGCGGCAAGATCGCCGAGCCCGGCGACAAGGGCTCGAAGATCATTGCGGTGTGCCTCCAGACCACCGATCCGAAGATGCCGCCGGAGGGTGAGAAGCTCGGGGCCGCGCAGATCGATTTGTTGAAGGGATGGATCGAGGGCGGCCTGCTGGAGAACAAGAACTCGACCGCGAGGAAGCCCTCGAAACCGAAGTTCGAAACCGCACTGAAATCCGATCCGGGCGCGAAGCCGGAAGGACCGCCGCCGATGCCCGAGCACCTGCGCCTGGAACCGACGGTCACCACCAAGCGGGCGTCCGCCGTGCATTCGATGGTGGCCTCGCCGTGGGCGCCGCTGATCGCTATCACCGGGCAACGGCAGGTGTTGCTCCATCATGCGGAGACGCTGGAACTGGTGGCGGTGCTGCCGTTTCCGGAGGGCGATCCGGTGTCGCTGGCGTTCACGCCGGATGGCCGCTACCTGATCGTCGGCGGCGGCACGCCGGGGAAATCGGGCGTGACGGTGACCTTCGACGTGAAGACCGGCGAACGCGCGCTGACGGTGGCGAAAGAGTTCGATTCGATCCTGGCCGCCGATATCCGGCCCGGGTTCGACGTGGTCGCCACCGGCGGCCCCTCGAAGTTGCTCAAGCTCTGGAACAGCCAGACCGGCGCGCCGATCGCCTCGATCAAGAAGCACACCGATTGGATCACGGCGCTGGATATCTCCCCGGATGGCATCCTCGTGGCCTCGGGCGACCGCAATGGCGGCGTGTGGGTGTGGGAGGCGGAGAGCGGCAATGAGTTCCACACCCTGCGTGCCCATCAGGCGGCGATCTCCGCGGCGGCGTTCCGGACGGACTCGAATCTCCTAGCGACGGCCTCCGAGGACGGCACCGTCCGGTTCTGGGAAATGAACGGTGGCTCCGAGGTGAAGAAGCTCGACGCGCACCCGGGCGGGGTGACCGCGTTTGCGTTCGCACGGGATGGTTCGTTCGTCACGACCGGCCGCGACAAGAAGGTCCGGCTGTGGAAACCGGATTTCAGCCCGGCCAAGGAGCTGGCGAAGGACTTGCCCGCGCTGCCGACGGCGGCGGTGCTGTCCGCGGATGGTGGCCGGGCGTTCGTGGCGGACTATCAGGGGACGATCCGCGTTTACACCACCGCTGATGGGAAGCAGGCCGGGGAGTTCATCGCCGCGCCGCCATCAATCGCCAGCCGCCTTGCGTCGCTGACGGAGCAGATCCAGAGCGCGGCCGGCGCGATCACTGCCGCCGAGGCCAAGGTGGTGGAGGCCACCAAAGCCTTCGAGGGATCGAAAAAGGCCGTGGTCGATGCCGAGGAGGCGGCCAAGCAGGCAAGGATGATCCACGAGGCCGCGAAGAAGGGGGAGGCCGAGGTCCGCGGGAAGCTGGAGCAGCTCCGGCAGGGCATCGGAGCTCGCCGTGCGGAGCTCGAGCGTTTGATGGCGGAGGAAAGCAACGCCGTGAAGGAGCTGGAGGCGAAACGGCAGGCCCTGGCCGCCCAGCCCGAGGACCAGCGGAATCCTCCGGAACTGGCCGCGATGGAAGGAAAGCACCGCGAGCTCGGGGAGAAGCTGGCGAATCTCCGCCAGCAGCTTGACGGCTTGGAAGCCGAGGAGAAGACCTTGCCGGGTGTGCTGGAAGGCAGTGCCCGCGCCGCCTTGGCCGCCGGGGAGCGGATCAAACCGGTGGATGAGACCCTGGCCACCCGCAAGAAAGAGGTGCCCGCGTTTGAAAAGGGGCTCAATGACGCCCGTGCCGAGCTCGAGGCCGCGAAGGCCCGCGTGCCCACCCTTCAGAAAGCCGAGAAGCATTGGCAGGCCGCGGCCATCAATACCCGCGCTCTCGACGCTCGTGACGGTGCCCGCCAGCTCACCCAGACCGCCACCGACCAGCAGGCGGAGTTCCGGGATTTGACGGAATCGATCGCCGCCCAGACCGCGGCCCTCGCGGCGAAACGGACGGAGCGCGCCGCCTTTGCCGCCAAGCTCGACGATCCCGCCGCCAAGGCTCACCGCGAGGAGGGGCGGATCACCCTCTCCGCCCTCGATTCCAGCCTCGCCAGCCGGGCGGAAACCCTGGCCGCGGACGAACGGAAGCTGGTGGCGCTGGGGGATTCCATCGAGTCGTTGACCGTGAAACTGTTGGCCGGTTCCCTGAAGGCGGACGACCTCAAAGCCGCCTATCTGACCGCCCTGCGGAAGTGA
- a CDS encoding NYN domain-containing protein, producing the protein MERLLIVDGHSAIFSIPRFASLHRGPTRYLARLELVKWLQRFGDASDWKVVVVFDGKQAERGIEGGNEDGILILYSRDGETADTVIERLAARFATRDQVRVASDDRMVLMTSSTFGAETMRIAALEILMEG; encoded by the coding sequence GTGGAGCGTCTCCTGATTGTCGATGGCCACAGCGCGATTTTCTCGATCCCGCGGTTCGCCAGCCTGCACCGTGGTCCCACCCGCTACCTCGCGCGGCTGGAGCTGGTGAAGTGGCTCCAGCGCTTCGGAGATGCCTCGGATTGGAAGGTAGTCGTCGTGTTCGATGGCAAGCAGGCGGAGCGGGGGATCGAAGGCGGCAACGAGGACGGCATTCTCATCCTCTACTCCCGCGACGGTGAGACGGCCGACACGGTGATCGAGCGGCTGGCGGCCCGTTTTGCCACCCGCGACCAGGTCCGCGTGGCCAGTGACGACCGGATGGTGCTGATGACTTCCTCGACCTTCGGCGCGGAGACGATGCGGATCGCGGCGCTGGAGATCCTGATGGAGGGGTAG
- a CDS encoding TIGR02206 family membrane protein, translated as MDSREFVSYGLSHWTALVATAVASVGMIRLNRSTKVSDAVKQRANTILAALLVIAVSLDPLLTWLRYRHDEDVALAGRLVRETALPLYLCDVVSLVLAVALVTRRQRWTEMGYFWGLAGTVQGLLTPTLYFDWDTPEYYAFFVQHGGVPVAALALVFGAGIRPQPGAFKRAVFWSWVYMAVVFGLNVLLESNYGFLNHKPAVGTLFDYMGPEPWYLLTLQAVAFTLYGLLLLPFARRSGPRIVAEPAL; from the coding sequence ATGGATTCCCGCGAGTTTGTTTCCTACGGCCTGTCGCACTGGACGGCCCTCGTCGCCACCGCCGTGGCCTCGGTCGGCATGATCCGTTTGAACCGCTCCACGAAGGTGTCGGACGCGGTGAAACAGCGGGCGAACACGATCCTCGCGGCCCTGCTGGTGATCGCGGTGTCGCTCGATCCACTGCTGACCTGGCTGCGCTACCGGCACGATGAGGACGTGGCCTTGGCCGGGCGCTTGGTCCGGGAAACGGCGCTGCCGTTGTATCTCTGCGACGTGGTCTCGCTGGTGCTTGCCGTGGCCCTCGTCACCCGCCGCCAGCGCTGGACTGAGATGGGCTATTTCTGGGGGCTGGCGGGGACGGTGCAGGGGCTGCTGACGCCGACGCTGTATTTCGATTGGGACACGCCCGAGTATTACGCGTTTTTCGTCCAGCATGGCGGGGTGCCGGTGGCCGCGCTGGCCTTGGTGTTCGGGGCCGGGATCCGGCCGCAGCCCGGCGCGTTCAAGCGGGCCGTGTTCTGGAGTTGGGTCTACATGGCGGTGGTGTTCGGGCTGAACGTGCTACTGGAATCGAACTACGGCTTCCTCAACCACAAGCCCGCCGTCGGCACGCTGTTCGATTACATGGGGCCGGAGCCGTGGTATCTGCTCACCCTGCAAGCCGTGGCGTTCACCCTTTACGGACTGCTGCTATTGCCATTTGCACGGCGTTCCGGACCAAGGATTGTGGCAGAACCGGCATTGTAA
- a CDS encoding dipeptidase encodes MMIVTPELKDLFEFLRFPSVSTDSRHADDVRACAGWLIEKLNGMGLQASLHETAKHPIVVAKNEHVAGRRTVLIYGHYDVQPVDPLHLWTTPPFEPDIRDGKIWARGSADNKGQMLAHVLGVEKTLREKGELPVNLTFLFEGEEEIGSPNLLPFLRENAELLKCDVIAISDTGMVGPGVPTFSYGLRGIACCEVTLRGPKADLHSGIFGGAVANPAAGIARLISSLHEPNGKVAVDGFYEDVRPLEAWEHEMWAKIPGVTDAQFLHFTGSPALYGEPGYSSAERTWARPTAEVNGIGGGYQGEGSKTVLPAEAFAKLSFRLVPDQDPADIMEKVRQHLEWNCPPGLTMEIEVGHDGKPYATDPHSSFGQAAQNALRKAFGSDPVLIREGGSIPIVQSFRSVLGVDTLLLGLALADSQVHAPDENFPVENFEAGIRLNQLLLEELAG; translated from the coding sequence ATGATGATCGTGACGCCCGAATTAAAAGACCTGTTCGAATTTCTCCGTTTTCCCAGTGTTTCCACCGATTCCCGCCATGCGGACGACGTCCGTGCCTGCGCCGGGTGGTTGATCGAAAAGCTCAATGGCATGGGCCTCCAGGCCTCTCTCCACGAGACGGCGAAGCACCCGATCGTGGTGGCGAAAAACGAGCACGTCGCCGGTCGTCGCACGGTGCTCATCTACGGTCACTACGACGTCCAGCCGGTCGATCCGCTCCACCTCTGGACCACTCCGCCGTTCGAACCAGACATCCGCGATGGCAAGATCTGGGCCCGCGGTTCCGCCGACAACAAGGGCCAGATGCTCGCCCATGTCCTCGGGGTCGAGAAGACCCTCCGCGAGAAGGGCGAACTGCCGGTGAACCTGACCTTCCTTTTCGAGGGCGAGGAGGAAATCGGCAGCCCGAACCTGCTGCCGTTCCTGCGCGAGAACGCCGAGCTGCTGAAATGCGACGTGATCGCCATTTCCGACACCGGCATGGTCGGTCCCGGCGTCCCCACCTTCAGTTACGGCCTGCGCGGCATCGCGTGCTGCGAGGTCACCCTGCGCGGTCCGAAGGCGGACCTGCACTCCGGCATCTTCGGGGGCGCGGTGGCGAACCCGGCGGCTGGCATCGCCCGGCTGATCTCCAGCCTCCACGAGCCGAACGGCAAGGTGGCGGTCGATGGTTTCTACGAGGACGTCCGCCCGCTGGAGGCGTGGGAGCATGAGATGTGGGCGAAGATCCCGGGCGTGACCGATGCCCAGTTCCTCCACTTCACCGGCTCCCCGGCGCTCTACGGTGAACCCGGCTACAGCTCGGCCGAGCGCACCTGGGCCCGCCCGACCGCCGAGGTCAATGGCATCGGCGGCGGCTACCAGGGCGAGGGCTCGAAGACCGTCCTGCCCGCCGAAGCTTTCGCGAAGCTGTCCTTCCGCCTCGTGCCGGACCAGGACCCCGCCGACATCATGGAAAAGGTCCGCCAGCACCTGGAGTGGAACTGCCCGCCGGGCCTGACCATGGAGATCGAGGTCGGCCACGACGGCAAACCCTACGCCACCGACCCGCATTCCAGCTTCGGCCAGGCCGCCCAGAACGCCCTGCGCAAGGCTTTTGGCTCCGATCCGGTGCTCATCCGCGAGGGTGGCAGCATCCCGATCGTCCAGTCGTTCCGCAGCGTGCTCGGGGTCGACACCCTGCTGCTGGGCCTCGCGCTGGCCGATTCCCAGGTCCACGCCCCGGACGAGAACTTCCCGGTGGAGAACTTCGAGGCTGGCATCCGCCTCAACCAGTTGCTGCTGGAGGAGCTCGCTGGTTGA
- a CDS encoding GxxExxY protein, which produces MEESGLLLKEEVGRILDAAIEVHRVLGYGLLEKPYENALFRELGLRGIPCQQQPRYPVDYKGFRVGEFVPDLVAFGSVIVDTKTIERITTHEVGQMINYLRITGLRVGVILNFKNQKIEIRRIVL; this is translated from the coding sequence ATGGAGGAGTCTGGCTTGCTGCTCAAGGAGGAGGTCGGCCGGATTCTGGATGCCGCCATCGAGGTACACCGGGTGCTCGGCTATGGCCTTCTAGAGAAACCGTATGAGAATGCCTTGTTCCGGGAATTGGGGCTCCGCGGCATCCCGTGCCAGCAGCAGCCGCGCTATCCGGTGGACTACAAGGGATTTCGGGTCGGTGAATTTGTTCCGGATCTGGTAGCCTTCGGGTCGGTTATCGTGGATACCAAGACCATCGAACGCATCACCACCCACGAAGTCGGGCAAATGATCAATTATTTGCGCATCACCGGCTTGCGGGTGGGGGTGATTCTCAATTTTAAAAATCAGAAAATCGAAATCAGAAGAATCGTCCTCTGA
- a CDS encoding glutamine--tRNA ligase/YqeY domain fusion protein, with product MSDSPKLDFIREIIAGDLASGKHETTITRFPPEPNGYLHIGHAKSICLNFGIAQEHPGARCHLRFDDTNPEKEETEYVESIKTDVKWLGFEWGENLYYASNYFDFYYESAIHLIKNGKAYVDHQTSEEMRANRGNLTVPGTPSPYRDRSVEENLDLFARMKAGEFKEGECILRAKIDMASPNLNLRDPALYRILHAEHHNTGDAWHIYPMYDFAHPLEDALEHITHSLCTLEFENHRPLYDWFIDNCPVPSKPRQIEFARLNLTYTVMSKRKLLQLVKENHVSGWDDPRMPTISGIRRRGYTPEAVRNFCKRVGITKYNGTTDVALLEYEVRDHLNKTAPRRMAVLDPLKLVLANWPDGHEEDVEVVNNPENPEDGTRKIALTREVWIEREDFMEDPPKKFFRLGPERYVRLRGGYIVKCTGYEKAEDGTITEVRAEFLPGTMGADTPEGVVCKAAIHWVSATHGVDAEVRLYDRLFTVEDPDGAEGGFLSVINPDALKVVAAKVEPSAATVEPGFRCQFERTGYFIADAKDHVAGTKVVYNRTVPLRDSWAKQK from the coding sequence ATGTCCGATTCTCCCAAGCTCGACTTCATCCGCGAGATCATCGCCGGCGACCTCGCGTCCGGCAAACATGAGACCACGATCACCCGCTTCCCGCCGGAGCCGAACGGGTACCTCCACATCGGCCACGCGAAGTCGATCTGCCTGAACTTCGGGATCGCCCAGGAACACCCGGGCGCGCGCTGCCACCTGCGCTTCGACGACACCAACCCGGAGAAGGAGGAGACCGAGTACGTCGAGAGCATCAAGACCGATGTGAAGTGGCTCGGCTTCGAGTGGGGCGAGAACCTCTACTACGCCAGCAACTACTTCGATTTCTACTACGAGTCCGCCATCCATCTCATCAAGAACGGCAAGGCCTACGTGGACCATCAGACGTCCGAGGAAATGCGCGCCAACCGCGGCAACCTCACCGTCCCCGGCACGCCCTCGCCTTACCGCGACCGCAGCGTGGAGGAGAACCTCGACCTTTTCGCCCGCATGAAGGCGGGCGAGTTCAAGGAGGGCGAGTGCATCCTGCGCGCGAAGATCGACATGGCGTCGCCGAACCTGAACCTCCGCGACCCGGCGCTCTACCGCATCCTGCACGCGGAGCACCACAACACCGGCGATGCGTGGCACATCTACCCGATGTATGACTTCGCGCACCCGCTGGAGGACGCGCTGGAGCACATCACCCACTCGCTTTGTACGCTGGAGTTTGAGAACCATCGCCCGCTTTACGACTGGTTCATCGACAACTGCCCGGTGCCGTCGAAACCGCGCCAGATCGAGTTCGCCCGCCTCAACCTGACCTACACGGTGATGAGCAAGCGCAAGCTGCTCCAACTCGTGAAGGAAAACCATGTTTCCGGTTGGGACGATCCGCGCATGCCGACGATCTCCGGCATCCGCCGCCGCGGCTACACGCCGGAGGCGGTCCGCAATTTCTGCAAGCGCGTGGGCATCACCAAGTACAACGGCACCACCGACGTGGCGCTGCTGGAATACGAGGTCCGCGACCATCTCAACAAGACCGCGCCGCGCCGCATGGCCGTGCTCGACCCGCTCAAGCTCGTGCTCGCCAACTGGCCCGACGGCCACGAGGAGGACGTCGAGGTCGTCAACAATCCGGAGAACCCGGAGGATGGCACCCGCAAGATCGCCCTCACCCGTGAGGTGTGGATCGAGCGCGAGGATTTCATGGAGGACCCGCCGAAGAAATTCTTCCGCCTCGGGCCGGAACGTTACGTCCGCCTGCGCGGCGGCTACATTGTGAAATGCACCGGTTACGAGAAGGCGGAGGATGGTACCATCACCGAGGTCCGCGCCGAGTTCCTGCCCGGCACGATGGGCGCGGATACGCCGGAAGGCGTGGTCTGCAAGGCCGCGATCCACTGGGTCAGCGCCACCCACGGCGTGGACGCCGAGGTTCGCCTCTACGACCGCTTGTTCACCGTGGAGGATCCGGATGGTGCCGAAGGCGGCTTCCTGTCCGTGATCAACCCGGACGCCCTCAAGGTGGTGGCCGCGAAGGTGGAGCCCTCCGCCGCCACGGTGGAGCCCGGTTTCCGCTGCCAGTTCGAGCGCACCGGCTATTTCATCGCCGATGCCAAGGACCACGTTGCGGGAACGAAGGTGGTGTACAATCGCACCGTCCCGCTCCGCGATTCGTGGGCGAAGCAGAAGTAA
- a CDS encoding VOC family protein, which yields MPLPSAILETCLSVEDIGRARDFYHGLFGYPVMAQDARFCALDVGGKQVLLLFRRGSDPEGSHLPFGFIPPHGTNGASHLGLSIPAESLADWEARLADSGIVVESRFTWPHGGTSLYFRDPDGHLLELLTPGVWPTY from the coding sequence ATGCCGCTTCCCAGTGCGATCCTGGAAACCTGCCTGTCGGTCGAGGACATCGGCCGGGCCCGGGATTTCTACCACGGGCTGTTCGGGTATCCGGTGATGGCGCAGGACGCGCGCTTCTGCGCGCTCGACGTGGGCGGGAAACAGGTCCTGCTGCTGTTCCGGCGGGGGAGCGATCCGGAGGGCAGCCATCTGCCGTTCGGGTTCATTCCGCCGCATGGCACGAACGGGGCGTCGCACCTCGGGCTCAGTATTCCGGCGGAGAGTCTGGCCGATTGGGAGGCGCGGCTGGCCGACTCCGGGATTGTCGTCGAGAGCCGTTTCACCTGGCCCCACGGCGGCACCAGCCTCTATTTCCGCGATCCCGACGGCCACCTCCTCGAGCTGCTGACGCCGGGCGTCTGGCCGACCTACTAA